Part of the Thermomicrobiales bacterium genome is shown below.
CGGTTGGGGTGTCCCGATGGCGACCGACATCGCCTTCGCGCTGGGCGTGCTGGCGCTGCTGGGCAGCCGCGTGCCGAACGGACTCAAAGTCTTCCTCGCCGCGCTGGCGATTGCCGATGACCTGATCGCCGTGCTGGTCATTGCCATCGCCTACACCGAGACTGTCGCCTGGATCTACCTCGGCGCCGGATTCGTCGTGCTGTGTGCTGCCTTCATCCTCAATTGGCTCGGTGTCATCCGGCCAATCGTGTATGCGGTGCTCGGCATTGTGCTCTGGTTGGTGTTTCTTAAGTCGGGTGTCCACGCCACGATTGCCGGCGTACTGCTTGCGATGGCGATCCCGGCCCGGACGCGGATCGACACGTTTGATTTCGTCGCGCGCGGTCGCGCGCTCCTGTCCGACATCGAATCAGCCGCTACTCCCGGTGTCAGCGTCGTGACCAATCGCGATCATCAATCGGCGCTGCATGAGCTGGAGACGACAACCGAGTTCGTTCAGTCGCCGATGCAGCGGATGGAGTATGGGCTGCACCCGTGGGTCGCCTTCCTGATCGTGCCGCTATTCGCACTGGCGAACGCCGGTGTGCCACTCGATTCCGGGCTGGGTGAAGCGTTGACCAGCCCGAGTGGGCTGGGCGTCATCATCGGCCTGGTAATCGGCAAGCAAGTTGGCATCACGCTGAGCGCGCTGGCCATGGTGCGCTTCGGTATTGCACCATTGCCGGACGGCGTGACGATGCGCCAGATCTACGCTGTAAGCTGGGTCGCCGGTATCGGTTTCACCATGTCACTCTTCATCGCCGAGTTGGCGTTCGACGGCGGAGAGCACCTCGCGGCGATCAAGGCAGCCGTGCTCGTTGCGTCGGCTATCGCTGGCACGGTCGGCTACCTGCTCATGCGCTTGGCTACTCAACCGACACCCGCCGAGTCGTAGCGCCCGTCGCTCAGCTCCAGGCGTCGAAGATGATCCGCGAGATGTGGCCATTGAGGATCGCGCCCGGGTGCTCACTGTTGAAGGCCAGTTCCGGGTGGCGCTCAGTCATCAGACACAGGACGTAGCGCTGCTCACCGTCGATCTCAATGATCCCGGCATCGACGCGCACCGCGCCGTTGCCATCGGTCATGAAGCCGCTCTTGGAGCGGACGACGACCTGTCCGTTGTGGACAGCCCCGGCCCGGTCGTACTGTCCGAACGGCAGGTAGCGACCGATCTGGTCGTGATACTGCTGCGTCACCAGAATGTCGCGCACGAGCGCCGACGCCTCCGGCGAGACGAGCGCGTCGGTCGCGATCAGGCGCAGCAGCGCCACGATGTCGTGCGGGGTGCTGGCGGCGTACTGCCGGGCGTTGCGCTCCGGCCAGTCGCCCGATTTCAGCGTCGTGGCGGTCATGCCCCACTCGCGGCCGGATTGCTCGATCCGCTCGCGCCCGCAGAGGCGGATGAGCGCGTTCGTCGCGATGTTGTCCGAGAGGGCGATCATGAGCGTGGCGATGTCACGCACTGAGAGCTTCACATCCGGCGACAGGTCCTTGAGAATGCCCGAGCCACCAGTCTGATCCTCCGGCACCAGCGGCAGCAGCTGACCGAGTTCAATCAGACCGGCGTCGACCTGTCGGGCGACCTCGGCCAGCACGAGCAGCTTGATCGTTGAGGCGGTTGGCATGATGGCGTCAGCGCGGTAGCCGCCTTCTTCGCCGGTTGTGATGTTGTACGCGAGATACGCGGCTTCGCCCTCAAACTCGTCAATCAGCGTCTGGGCGGCTGCCACAATGTCGCTCACGTCGCGTGATTCCCTTCATCCAGCACAAAGCAGTGCGTTGCCTCACCACAACGCACGCCGTCAGATTATGCACGCGATCCGTCAGGGTTCGACGATCTTCCAGTAGGAGTTCTTCCGGATGACTTTGCCGTCCCGGAAGGTGTAGTGGTCGCTGCCGCACACCTCGATGCGCGTGCCAGTTGTCGTTGTGCCGGTCAGCGTCCACTCGGAGACACCGAAATCACCGCAAACCCAGTGCTTCGCGTCACCGTAATGCACATCGGGCATGCCAGCAAAGCGCCCGGCCAGTCCTTCGCGGACGGCCGCTGCACCCTCGTACCGTTGCCCCCACGGGTGTGGCCCGCGCGGCATCTCCAGCACAGAGTCCTCAGCGAAGAACGCCATCACAGCGTCCAGATCGTGCGCGTTGAACGCGTCGGCAATCGCTTCAAGCGTTTCGACGGAGACGGGAGGTGTTGCCTGCATTGCTGGTCCGTCCCTTCGGTCGTGTGTTGGTGATCGTGAACGCGCCCTGACTTTATTTCCACATCACCAAGCTGCGTCCACAACATCACACAGCAATCGTCAAGCTTGCCAGATCTCGCGGATAGAACGTCAGCATCTCGATGCCCGTCTCGGTGACGGCGACGGTGTCGGAGTGGCGGAAGCCGCCGAAGCCGGGGACGTAAATGCCCGGTTCGACAGTGAAGACCATGCCGACTTCGATCATCCGCTCGTCGCCGACGTCAAGGAACGGCGCTTCGTGGATCAGTTGGGATTTTGCATGGCCGGAGTGGTGTCGCCAGGTGTCCATCAGGTTGTGCTCACGGTAGTAGCGCATGACCTCGCGGTCGACCGAGGCGCAGGTGACGCCCGGCTTGATGGCGTCCATCGCCAGCGTCTGGAGCGTGAACATGTGGTTGAAGTACGTCTCCTGCTCCTTGCTCGGCTCGCCCATGACCATTGTGCGTTCCAGTTCGCTGCCGTAGCCCCAGACCGCCGCACCGGCACCAGTCACCAGAACGTCGCCCTTCTGCAGCTTGACGTTGCTGGAGATGGCGTGCGGCAGAGCCGAGTCTTTGCCGACCTGGCCGCGGAATCCGGCGCTGGCCGGTAGCCCCATCGTCATCGGGCGGTACTCCGAGCCGAGTTCTTGCATCATCTCCAGGCTGGCCTTGAGCGATGCACGTAGCGCGATGTCGGATTCGCCGACCCCGACCTCACTAAACTCCTGCAGATACTGGTGGGCGAGGTTGCCCCACTTGCAGCTCTCGCGGATCAGGTCCAGCTCAGCCTCGGTATTGAGCATCTGCATGTACTCGATGTCGTCGTTCACACTGGTGACCGTGGCATCTGGCAACAGCTCGCTGACCTTCGGCCCGCGATAGCCGTAGACCTGCCCGTAGCCGTCGGAATCGACGCCGATCTGGGCGTTCTGCAGGCCCATGTCGATCAGCAGGTCCTTGAGATATTCCAGCGGGTGGCGCTCACCAGGGTATTCGGGATAGGGCAGGATGGTGTCGACCATCGCGTACTCTTCGGCGTGCTCGCGTTCGAGCATCGGGATGAGCAGCCCGGAGTGGTTCGCGGTCAGCACGTAGGCCATCGGTCGCTCGGTCTGGATGAAGGTGAAGCGGCTGAAGTAGCCGACCTTGTTGGGGTTGAACAGCACCAGGCCGGTCATGCCGCGCTG
Proteins encoded:
- a CDS encoding nuclear transport factor 2 family protein translates to MQATPPVSVETLEAIADAFNAHDLDAVMAFFAEDSVLEMPRGPHPWGQRYEGAAAVREGLAGRFAGMPDVHYGDAKHWVCGDFGVSEWTLTGTTTTGTRIEVCGSDHYTFRDGKVIRKNSYWKIVEP
- a CDS encoding Xaa-Pro peptidase family protein; the encoded protein is MAHIRLPDNEYIERRAKILETIGQRGMTGLVLFNPNKVGYFSRFTFIQTERPMAYVLTANHSGLLIPMLEREHAEEYAMVDTILPYPEYPGERHPLEYLKDLLIDMGLQNAQIGVDSDGYGQVYGYRGPKVSELLPDATVTSVNDDIEYMQMLNTEAELDLIRESCKWGNLAHQYLQEFSEVGVGESDIALRASLKASLEMMQELGSEYRPMTMGLPASAGFRGQVGKDSALPHAISSNVKLQKGDVLVTGAGAAVWGYGSELERTMVMGEPSKEQETYFNHMFTLQTLAMDAIKPGVTCASVDREVMRYYREHNLMDTWRHHSGHAKSQLIHEAPFLDVGDERMIEVGMVFTVEPGIYVPGFGGFRHSDTVAVTETGIEMLTFYPRDLASLTIAV
- the nhaA gene encoding Na+/H+ antiporter NhaA, whose product is MYDAVRSLTNGPTEPPRIDRMLAPFRTFSRTAAAGGILLFLATVVALVWANSPWSDSYARLWSTELSIEAGRFHLDATLSHWINDGLMVIFFFVVGLEIKREVLVGELASLRQAAFPIAAAIGGATVPALIFLAFNAGTEAVRGWGVPMATDIAFALGVLALLGSRVPNGLKVFLAALAIADDLIAVLVIAIAYTETVAWIYLGAGFVVLCAAFILNWLGVIRPIVYAVLGIVLWLVFLKSGVHATIAGVLLAMAIPARTRIDTFDFVARGRALLSDIESAATPGVSVVTNRDHQSALHELETTTEFVQSPMQRMEYGLHPWVAFLIVPLFALANAGVPLDSGLGEALTSPSGLGVIIGLVIGKQVGITLSALAMVRFGIAPLPDGVTMRQIYAVSWVAGIGFTMSLFIAELAFDGGEHLAAIKAAVLVASAIAGTVGYLLMRLATQPTPAES
- a CDS encoding class A beta-lactamase-related serine hydrolase; the encoded protein is MSDIVAAAQTLIDEFEGEAAYLAYNITTGEEGGYRADAIMPTASTIKLLVLAEVARQVDAGLIELGQLLPLVPEDQTGGSGILKDLSPDVKLSVRDIATLMIALSDNIATNALIRLCGRERIEQSGREWGMTATTLKSGDWPERNARQYAASTPHDIVALLRLIATDALVSPEASALVRDILVTQQYHDQIGRYLPFGQYDRAGAVHNGQVVVRSKSGFMTDGNGAVRVDAGIIEIDGEQRYVLCLMTERHPELAFNSEHPGAILNGHISRIIFDAWS